A part of Halobaculum sp. MBLA0143 genomic DNA contains:
- a CDS encoding PQQ-binding-like beta-propeller repeat protein, which produces MSSPDRIERRELVAALAAATTLSGCSALGDDSDDGSGETVNPALRSTPTRSEPFDTVAESAVAERLTVSPSLLIGSEERSGGRLIGVYDPATLTELRTLRTGGRSVVTPDGVVVEQTPTATATYALPETDARWRDERRLRLLAFGDGLWFRVAGDGPETVLRLDTDEWQIVWEQSVGELVSWTDSHLLTHDGDGLVCREPDTGAVRWRTTLPDPVEPSLDTTSRRVGDAIAVVDGRRVDLLAAEAGTHRGRHTPDGQFAPRRTVGHDGTVVCGGPDAAMVGLDTTTGDLRWRVDEPATTPVAVGPVVYATGFDGGRVTTGVDRRNGTVRWRRPGAVGAVGGAGAYVIDGETLTAVGSSGTVQWRRRHGLSSVTTPGLGSPAGGVDGPPVTVRDGRVSFWTPEAVRVWAVPDGSERVRLDGLSVESAVLGPDGRLFLSTGSRLGVIDA; this is translated from the coding sequence GTGTCGAGTCCAGACAGAATCGAGCGACGGGAACTGGTCGCGGCGCTCGCGGCGGCGACAACACTGTCGGGGTGTTCGGCGCTCGGCGACGACAGCGACGACGGCAGCGGCGAGACGGTGAATCCGGCGCTCCGGTCGACGCCGACCCGTTCGGAGCCGTTCGACACGGTGGCGGAGTCGGCCGTGGCCGAGCGACTCACTGTCTCTCCCTCGCTCCTGATCGGCTCGGAGGAACGGTCGGGAGGGCGATTGATCGGCGTGTACGATCCGGCCACGCTGACGGAGTTGCGCACACTGCGAACGGGAGGTCGGTCCGTCGTCACCCCCGACGGAGTAGTCGTCGAGCAGACACCGACCGCGACGGCCACGTACGCGCTTCCGGAGACCGACGCACGGTGGCGCGACGAACGACGCCTCCGGTTGCTCGCGTTCGGCGACGGACTGTGGTTTCGAGTCGCTGGAGACGGCCCGGAGACTGTGCTCCGGCTCGACACGGACGAGTGGCAAATCGTCTGGGAACAGTCAGTCGGGGAACTCGTCTCCTGGACCGACAGCCACCTCCTCACACACGACGGCGACGGGCTCGTCTGCCGAGAGCCCGACACCGGCGCAGTGCGGTGGCGGACGACGCTCCCAGACCCCGTCGAGCCGTCGCTCGACACGACGAGCCGTCGTGTCGGTGACGCAATCGCCGTCGTCGACGGCCGTCGGGTGGACCTGCTGGCAGCCGAGGCCGGGACACACCGCGGCCGGCACACCCCAGACGGCCAGTTCGCGCCGCGACGGACCGTCGGCCACGACGGGACTGTCGTCTGTGGCGGGCCGGACGCCGCGATGGTCGGGCTCGACACGACGACCGGTGACCTACGGTGGCGCGTCGACGAGCCCGCCACGACCCCGGTCGCCGTCGGTCCGGTCGTCTACGCGACCGGGTTCGACGGCGGTCGGGTGACGACCGGGGTCGACAGACGGAACGGAACGGTGCGGTGGCGTCGGCCTGGCGCGGTCGGGGCCGTCGGCGGCGCCGGTGCGTACGTGATCGACGGCGAGACGCTGACGGCCGTCGGCTCGTCGGGCACGGTCCAGTGGCGCCGGCGACACGGACTCTCGTCCGTCACGACACCGGGCCTCGGCAGCCCGGCCGGGGGCGTCGACGGCCCGCCGGTCACCGTTCGGGACGGACGAGTCTCGTTCTGGACCCCCGAGGCCGTTCGCGTCTGGGCCGTGCCGGACGGGAGCGAGCGGGTCCGTCTCGACGGCCTCTCCGTCGAGAGCGCCGTCCTGGGGCCGGACGGGCGACTGTTCCTCTCGACCGGCAGCCGACTCGGCGTGATCGACGCCTGA
- a CDS encoding zinc-binding dehydrogenase, which produces MRAVQFRAHGDRDVIGYDDYPEPEAGRDEVLVDVRAAAVNHLDVWTRRGLPGVDLQMPHVPGSDAAGVVREVGDAVSRFEPGDHVAVSAGVSCGTCEFCRHGEPSMCVDYHLLGEHVEGVHAERVAVPADNLVAVPDGVDWTVAGSASLVFQTAWRMLVTRGELRPGESILVLGASGGVGHAAVQIADYVGCEVFATASSAEKRSYAAELGADHTLDYEATDFADEVRSLTDGRGVDVVVDHVGAATWRDSLRSLAKGGRLLTCGATTGGNPETDVNRIFWNQLEVIGSTMATPGETDDVLGLVWDGTFEPRIRETLPMSETARAHEMLEKREGFGKVVLRPDSEF; this is translated from the coding sequence GTGAGAGCAGTCCAGTTCCGCGCCCACGGCGACCGCGACGTGATCGGCTACGACGACTACCCGGAGCCCGAGGCCGGCCGCGACGAGGTGCTCGTCGACGTGCGGGCGGCCGCGGTGAACCACCTCGACGTGTGGACACGCCGCGGGCTCCCCGGCGTCGACCTCCAGATGCCACACGTCCCCGGGAGTGACGCCGCCGGCGTCGTCCGCGAGGTCGGCGACGCCGTCTCTCGGTTCGAGCCCGGCGACCACGTCGCCGTCTCCGCGGGCGTCTCCTGTGGCACCTGCGAGTTCTGCCGTCACGGCGAGCCGTCGATGTGTGTCGACTACCACCTCCTCGGGGAGCACGTCGAAGGGGTCCACGCCGAACGGGTCGCGGTGCCGGCGGACAACCTCGTCGCCGTCCCGGACGGCGTCGACTGGACCGTCGCCGGCTCCGCGAGCCTGGTGTTCCAGACCGCCTGGCGAATGCTCGTCACCCGCGGGGAGCTGCGACCGGGGGAGTCGATTCTCGTGTTGGGCGCCTCGGGCGGCGTCGGCCACGCCGCCGTCCAGATCGCCGACTACGTCGGCTGTGAGGTGTTCGCCACCGCATCCTCCGCGGAGAAACGGTCGTACGCCGCCGAACTCGGCGCCGACCACACGCTCGACTACGAGGCGACGGACTTCGCCGACGAGGTGCGGTCGCTCACGGACGGCCGCGGCGTGGACGTCGTCGTCGACCACGTCGGCGCCGCGACCTGGCGCGACTCGCTGCGCTCGCTCGCCAAGGGCGGCCGACTCCTCACCTGTGGCGCCACCACCGGCGGCAACCCGGAGACGGACGTGAATCGGATCTTCTGGAATCAACTGGAGGTGATCGGGTCGACGATGGCCACCCCCGGGGAGACGGACGACGTGCTCGGACTCGTCTGGGACGGCACCTTCGAGCCGCGGATCCGCGAGACGCTGCCGATGTCCGAGACCGCTCGCGCCCACGAGATGTTGGAGAAGCGTGAGGGCTTTGGCAAAGTAGTCCTGAGACCGGACAGTGAGTTCTGA
- a CDS encoding GNAT family N-acetyltransferase, with amino-acid sequence MYDYRTATPADEPTVARLIARVAGVADGPGSVHAPVGEMTDPLADPHTLVATTPEDGVVATMSLYLERDGGDVVDGSMAVPPPTADELGVGRSESVGYLAYAYVAPPHQSRGVGETMLRQLLALAVRAGHSRVFVEVWEYDPDRDARGLLRGLGFEPVYHAGLSWPDDGVCSECGAADCSCGIGVFHRSLPASIPPHLLALGGDTSDE; translated from the coding sequence GTGTACGACTACCGGACGGCGACGCCGGCAGACGAGCCGACCGTCGCCCGGCTGATCGCGCGGGTCGCCGGCGTCGCAGACGGGCCGGGGAGCGTCCACGCCCCCGTCGGCGAGATGACGGACCCGTTGGCGGACCCGCACACGCTCGTCGCCACGACCCCGGAGGACGGCGTCGTGGCGACGATGAGTCTCTACCTCGAACGCGACGGCGGCGACGTGGTCGACGGGTCGATGGCCGTCCCGCCGCCGACGGCCGACGAACTCGGGGTCGGCCGCTCGGAGTCTGTCGGCTACCTGGCGTACGCCTACGTCGCTCCACCCCACCAGTCGCGCGGGGTGGGCGAGACGATGCTCCGGCAGCTGTTGGCGCTCGCCGTCCGCGCCGGTCACTCCCGCGTGTTCGTCGAGGTGTGGGAGTACGACCCCGACCGTGACGCGCGGGGACTCCTCCGCGGGCTCGGCTTCGAGCCCGTCTACCACGCCGGCCTCTCATGGCCGGACGACGGTGTCTGTTCGGAGTGTGGCGCCGCCGACTGTTCGTGTGGGATCGGCGTGTTCCACCGGTCGCTCCCGGCGTCGATTCCGCCACACTTGCTGGCGCTCGGCGGCGACACGAGCGACGAGTGA
- a CDS encoding MATE family efflux transporter has protein sequence MLDVSPEEITDGPLGRALAVLAAPMVVQHLVLVGQQVVDVFWVGRLGGEAVAAIGLIAPVVGLLGVGTRIGSAGGQVLVSQRIGADDPSAARRAATHAIGFAAGTNVVLAAVVSLTAGSIVGLFDPGGTVASLAASYLAVLAFSNVFSGVSDMVEASYVGAGDSRTPMVLNFLAIGVNLGLDPFLIFGWGPFPQLGIEGAALATLIGYGTSAVVGLTLLFSSYTGFSLRLDSFRPDSGTARELLEIGLPAGGQSAARQFARLVVVWVVSTVGGGAALAAYTIGARIATVVFVPAQALGSASTTVVGQNLGADRPDRATRATWLGVGAGAIGLGLLGVGQWLFPTTLAELFVPGIGGETLAFTVTYLQILAYGYWALGTIYTVQAGFDGAGRTEIGMYATMLQYWAVRVPLAAAGAFLLGMGVSGPFWAITVSNVVAALGLVGYFWRSTDDGMLRRAAENASASAD, from the coding sequence ATGCTGGACGTGAGTCCCGAGGAGATTACCGACGGGCCGCTCGGACGGGCGCTGGCCGTACTGGCCGCCCCCATGGTCGTCCAGCACTTGGTGTTGGTCGGCCAACAGGTGGTCGACGTGTTCTGGGTCGGCCGTCTCGGCGGCGAGGCGGTCGCGGCGATCGGGCTGATCGCGCCGGTGGTCGGACTGCTCGGCGTCGGCACGCGAATCGGCAGCGCCGGCGGCCAGGTCCTCGTCTCTCAACGGATCGGAGCGGACGACCCGTCGGCCGCGCGGCGAGCGGCGACACACGCTATCGGCTTCGCCGCGGGCACGAACGTGGTGTTGGCCGCCGTCGTGTCGCTGACGGCCGGGTCGATCGTCGGTCTGTTCGACCCGGGCGGGACCGTCGCCAGTCTGGCGGCGTCGTACCTCGCCGTGCTCGCCTTCTCGAACGTGTTCTCCGGCGTGAGCGACATGGTGGAAGCGAGCTACGTCGGCGCGGGAGACTCCCGGACGCCGATGGTGCTGAACTTCCTGGCGATCGGGGTGAACCTGGGGTTGGACCCGTTCCTGATCTTCGGCTGGGGGCCGTTCCCGCAGCTCGGGATCGAGGGGGCGGCGTTGGCGACACTGATCGGCTACGGCACGTCGGCGGTCGTCGGACTCACCCTGTTGTTCTCCTCGTACACCGGATTCTCGCTGCGGCTCGACTCGTTCCGGCCGGACTCGGGAACGGCCCGAGAGCTGTTGGAGATCGGACTGCCGGCGGGTGGCCAGAGCGCCGCCAGACAGTTCGCCCGGCTGGTCGTGGTGTGGGTCGTGTCGACGGTCGGCGGTGGCGCGGCGCTGGCGGCGTACACCATCGGCGCCCGGATCGCAACCGTGGTGTTCGTCCCGGCCCAGGCGCTCGGCAGCGCCTCCACGACCGTCGTGGGTCAGAACCTCGGTGCCGACCGGCCGGACCGAGCCACCCGGGCGACGTGGTTGGGTGTCGGCGCCGGCGCGATCGGGCTGGGGCTGTTGGGCGTCGGCCAGTGGCTGTTCCCGACGACACTAGCGGAGTTGTTCGTTCCGGGGATCGGCGGCGAGACGCTCGCCTTCACGGTCACGTACCTCCAGATCCTGGCGTACGGCTACTGGGCGCTGGGGACGATCTACACGGTCCAGGCGGGGTTCGACGGCGCCGGCCGGACGGAGATCGGAATGTACGCCACGATGCTCCAGTACTGGGCCGTCCGAGTGCCGTTGGCGGCCGCCGGAGCGTTCCTCCTCGGAATGGGGGTCTCGGGGCCGTTCTGGGCGATCACCGTCTCGAACGTCGTCGCCGCCCTCGGTCTGGTCGGTTACTTCTGGCGCTCCACCGACGACGGGATGTTACGACGCGCCGCGGAGAACGCGAGCGCCAGCGCAGACTGA
- a CDS encoding ABC transporter substrate-binding protein: MTDQNTSRRRFLAATGSVAGAAALAGCSGGSGTDTEAETGEGSSPTATEGGDTGSSGGTFNRINSTISTFDPIQATDTASGRVIRQVFDTLLIYENATTTVTNQLATDYEVSDDFNTYTFTLADDATFHNGDDVTASDIVYSWERLAQSTNSSRAYFILDSIGVTSETETVMQDGEEVEQYKPGSLGLEAVDEKTLRMELSAPFHATLQMMAYTSFAAVPEGIVGDIEGYDGDIPRDEFATSNPVGAGPFELETYESGTEVSVTARDEHYRGGANVDRVHWQIIEKDQPSYNYAMNRNADLFGIPTPFYEPSKVSVEEEDSAGRMLGSYGQIRNGDTVNYVGIPTINSFYVGFNMEKVPKAVRKAFAYVANQELFINEVFKGRGSASYHFTPPSIYPGGANEYTNHAESEYPYGYGEALQDKAIEVMEEAGYGPDNRFEVQWTQYQSESWLQMAQILRDRLSSAYIDMKIEQAPFGPLLSRGRNGKLEVYTLGWIADWPAPDNFLQLLNPPQTDTSSSAPVSYINWNSEEAEADAAQEAADAYSRVRDNQAPTDAAQQERNDAYVQIEEANWEDVGFLPIYHQIKEYMWYDGLQDFTPPGGMDLSRLQFDSISLDK; this comes from the coding sequence ATGACAGACCAGAACACATCACGGCGTCGGTTCCTCGCAGCGACCGGGTCGGTCGCTGGCGCGGCCGCGCTCGCAGGCTGCTCGGGCGGCAGCGGTACCGACACCGAGGCGGAGACGGGTGAAGGTAGTAGCCCGACCGCGACGGAGGGCGGCGACACCGGCTCCTCCGGAGGGACGTTCAACCGAATCAACAGCACCATCTCGACGTTCGACCCCATCCAGGCGACGGACACGGCCTCCGGTCGGGTCATTCGGCAGGTGTTCGACACGCTGTTGATCTACGAGAACGCGACCACGACCGTCACGAACCAGCTCGCGACGGACTACGAGGTGTCCGACGACTTCAACACGTACACCTTCACGCTGGCCGACGACGCCACGTTCCACAACGGCGACGACGTGACGGCCTCGGACATCGTCTACTCGTGGGAGCGGCTCGCTCAGTCCACCAACTCCAGCCGGGCGTACTTCATCCTCGACTCCATCGGCGTCACCTCCGAGACGGAGACCGTCATGCAGGACGGCGAGGAGGTCGAGCAGTACAAGCCGGGGAGTCTGGGTCTCGAGGCGGTCGACGAGAAGACGCTCCGGATGGAGCTGTCGGCCCCGTTCCACGCCACGCTCCAGATGATGGCGTACACCTCCTTCGCTGCGGTGCCGGAGGGCATCGTCGGCGACATCGAGGGGTACGACGGCGACATCCCGCGTGACGAGTTCGCCACCTCGAACCCGGTCGGTGCCGGTCCGTTCGAGCTGGAGACCTACGAGTCCGGTACGGAAGTGTCCGTGACGGCGCGCGACGAGCACTACCGCGGTGGCGCGAACGTCGACCGCGTCCACTGGCAGATCATCGAGAAGGACCAGCCGTCGTACAACTACGCGATGAACCGGAACGCCGACCTGTTCGGCATTCCGACGCCGTTCTACGAGCCGAGCAAGGTGTCCGTCGAGGAGGAGGACTCCGCCGGCCGGATGCTGGGATCGTACGGCCAGATCCGCAACGGCGACACGGTGAACTACGTCGGCATCCCGACGATCAACTCCTTCTACGTCGGGTTCAACATGGAGAAGGTGCCGAAGGCGGTGCGGAAGGCGTTCGCCTACGTCGCCAACCAGGAGCTGTTCATCAACGAGGTGTTCAAGGGCCGCGGCTCCGCCTCCTACCACTTCACGCCGCCGTCCATCTATCCGGGCGGCGCCAACGAGTACACGAACCACGCCGAAAGCGAGTACCCGTACGGCTACGGCGAGGCGCTCCAGGACAAGGCAATCGAGGTCATGGAGGAGGCCGGCTACGGGCCGGACAACCGCTTCGAGGTCCAGTGGACCCAGTACCAGTCGGAGTCCTGGCTCCAGATGGCGCAGATCCTGCGTGACCGGCTCTCGTCGGCGTACATCGACATGAAGATCGAGCAGGCACCGTTCGGGCCGCTGCTCTCGCGTGGCCGCAACGGGAAGCTGGAGGTGTACACCCTCGGGTGGATCGCCGACTGGCCGGCGCCGGACAACTTCCTGCAGCTGCTGAACCCGCCGCAGACGGACACGAGTTCCTCTGCGCCGGTGTCGTACATCAACTGGAACTCCGAGGAGGCCGAAGCGGACGCCGCCCAGGAGGCGGCAGACGCGTACAGCAGAGTTCGGGACAACCAGGCCCCGACCGATGCTGCCCAGCAGGAACGGAACGACGCGTACGTCCAGATCGAGGAGGCCAACTGGGAGGACGTCGGCTTCCTGCCGATCTACCACCAGATCAAGGAGTACATGTGG